TCGGCCTGTTCGCCGAGCAGTCCGAGCAGGATCTGCGGCAACTGCTGGACACCAACCTGATGGCGCCGATGTTGCTGGTGCGCGCGCTGCTGCCGTTGCTGCAGGCGCAGCCGCAGGCCACGGTGGTGGCGGTCGGCTCGACCTTCGGCAGCCTGGGGTTCCCCGGTTTCGCCGGCTACAGCGCCAGCAAGTTCGGCCTGCGCGGCCTGTTCGAGGCGCTGGCGCGGGAGTACGCCGACAGCCATGTGCGTTTCCAGTACCTGGCGCCGCGCGCCACCCGCACCGCGTTCAATACCGCGCAGGTGGATGCGATGAACCAGGAGCTGAAGGTCGGCGCCGATACGCCCGAGCGGGTGGCGCGCGCGCTGCGTCAGGCGATCGAACGTGGCGACCGGCGCCTGCAGATCGGCTGGCCGGAAAAGCTCTTCGCCCGCCTCAACGGCGCCTTGCCGGGGCTGGTGGACCGCAGTTTGAAAGCGCAGTTGCCCGTAGTGCGCCGGCATGCCGCGCGCGCTCCTTCCCGATTTGGAGATGCCCGATGAAGGTCCGTCTGCGTGCGCTGTCATTGTTGCTTGCGCTGTTGCCGCTGGGGGCGGCCGCTGCCGCGCCACTGAACCCGGCGGTGGCCGCGGTGCGCGACCAGTGGGCGCAGGTCGCCTACCAGACGCCGAAGCCGCAGCGCCTGCAGGCCTACGCCCGCCTCGCCACGCAGGCGGGCGTGGCCCGGCAGGCGTCGCCCCGGGATCCGGCGGCGCTGATCTGGGAGGGCATCGTGCTGTCCAGCGAGGCCAACGAGCGCGGCGGACTCGGCGCGCTCGCCCTGGTCAAGCGCGCCCGCAGCGATTTCGAGCAGGCGCTGGCGCTGGACCCGGCCGCCTTGAACGGCGCCGGCTGCACCAGCCTGGGCGCGCTGTACTACCAGGTGCCCGGCTGGCCGGTCGGCTTCGGCGACGACGCCAAGGCGCGGACCTTGTTGCAGCAGGGCCTGCAGTACGATCCGGACGGCATCGACGCCAACTACTTCTACGGCGATTTCCTGCGCGCACAGAAGGACTGGAGCGGCGCTGCCGCGGCCTTGCGCAAGGCCCTGGCGGCACCGCCGCGGCCCGGGCGCGAGGTGGCCGACCACGGCCGCCGCCAGCAGATCCAGGCGGCGTTGCGCGAGGTCGAGCCGCATCTTGCCAGCCGCTGAGCCGCCGCCCACACTGCGGCCATGCGCATCCTGCTGGTGGAAGACGATCTGTCGCTGGGAGAAGGCATCCGCACCGCGTTGCGCCGCGCCGCCTATTCGGTGGACTGGGTGCAGGACGGTGCCGCTGCGCTGGCCGCGATCGGCGATGGCGAGATCGACCTGGTGCTGCTGGACCTGGGGCTGCCGCGGATGGACGGGCTGGAGGTGATCCGGCGCACCCGCCAGCTCGGCGCCGACGTGCCGATCCTGGTGCTCAGCGCGCGCGAACGGCCGGCCGATCGCGCGCTGGGCCTGGACGTGGGCGCCGACGATTACCTCGGCAAGCCCTTCGACACCACCGAACTGCTGGCGCGCACGCGTGCGCTGCTGCGGCGCAGCGCCGGCCGCGCCACGCCGCAGCTGGAGATCGGTGCGCTGCACCTGGACCCGGAGCGCCTGGCGGTGCGCTGGCGCGGCCGTGCGCTGGACCTGACCCGACGCGAGTTCGCCCTGCTGTGGCTGTTGGCCGAGCGCCACGGCCGTGCCATCGCCCGCGATTCGATCCAGCAGCGGCTGTACGGCTGGGACGAGGACGTGGCCAGTAACGCGGTGGACGTGCACGTGCACCAGTTGCGGCGCAAGCTCGATCCGGCGCTGATCCGCACCGTGCGCGGGGTCGGCTACGCGCTCGACACCCAGGCCGCGACGGCCGCGCCATGAGCTCGATGCGGCGACGCTTGCTGGGCGGCCTGCTCGGTGTGGTGGTGCCGGTGTTCGCGCTGACCGCGCTGCTGAGCTACCGCGCCGGCCTGCAGGAGGCCGGCGAGATGTTCGACGCCAAGCTGGTGCAGTCCTCGCGGGTACTGATGAGCCTGGTCGACGAGCCGCTGGACGATCTGTCGCGGCTGGGGCCGGCCGGCGATGCCATCGTGATCCGCGGCTGGCATGGCCAGGCGCAGGGCGTGGGCGAGGCGCTGGCGTTCCGCACCGGGCACGCCTACGAAAGCAAGCTGGCGTTCCAGGTACGCGACGGCAACGGCCATCTGCTGCTGCGCTCGGACAGCGGGCCGACCCGGCAACTGGCGCCGCTGCGCGCCGGCTTCGCCGACGTGACCCTGGAAGGCGACCGCTGGCGCACCTTCAGCCTGCGCTCGCCGGGCGGGCGCTGGTTCCAGACCGGCGAGCAGGCCGATATCCGCGAGGAGCTGGCAGAGGACATCGCGCTGGGCACGGCCTTGCCGCTGCTGCTGGCGCTGCCGGTGCTGGTGGTGCTGGTGTGGCTGCTGGTGAACTGGGCCAGCGGCGCGTTGAGCCGGGTGTCGCAAGAGATCGGCGAGCGCGACCCGCAGCGGCTGGAGCCGCTGCCGCTGCGGGGCGTGCCGCGCGAGATCCTCGGCCTGGTCGCCGCGGTCAACGGGCTGATGCGGCGCCTGCAGACCGCGCTGGAGCGCGAACGCCGCTTCATCGCCGACGCCGCGCACGAGCTGCGCACCCCGATCGCCGCGCTGAAGGTGCACGCCGACAACCTGCGGCAGGCCCGCGATGCCGACGAGCGCGCCGACTCGCAGCGGCACCTGGACGCCAGCGTGCGCCGGGTGGAGCGGCTGGTCGCGCAGTTGCTGACCCTGAGCCGGGTCGAGCCGGGGGCTGCCGCCGCGCCGCTGGTGCCGTTGGCGCTGGACGCGCTGGTGGCGCTGCAGGTGGAGGAGGCGCACGACCTGGCAGCGCGCCGCGGCCAGCACCTGCACCTGCGCCGCAACGACCCGGCACGGCTGCCGGCCAACGAGGCGGCGCTGTCGGCGCTGGTGCGCAACCTGATCGACAACGCGTTGCGCTACGCGCCGCCGCAGGGCCAGGTCGAGGTGGCGCTGTGCGCCGGGCGCGACGCGGTCTGCTTCAGCGTGGAGGATTCCGGCCCCGGCATCCCGGCCGAGGCGCGCGAGCGGGTGTTCGCGCGCTTCCACCGCGAACTGGGCAGCGGCGTGGAGGGCAGCGGCCTGGGCCTGGCGATCGTGCGCGAGGTGGTGAGCGCGCACGGCGGCGAGGTGACCCTGGACACCTCCCCGGCCCTGGGCGGCCTGCGCGTCTGCGTGACCCTGCCGCTGCCGCCGTGAATCCAGCCTGGGCGTCAGGAACACCCTGACATCGGCGCCGAACAGGTGGTGATAGATTAGCCATCTGCCCACAGGGGGGTACCCGCGCGCCGTTACCGGTGTGATTCGGAAAGGATGGAACAGGGGGATCGGCGTCACGATATTCGCGACGGCGCGTACGCGCTGTGTCGCCGCCTGGGCGTGGGTCTTTGCCTGTTGCTGGCGTTGTGCTGCGCCAGTGTCGTCGCGCGCGCCGAACCGGCCGCGCCGCTGACCGAGCGCGCGGTGCTCGAGCGCCCGGTGATCGCGCGCTGGACCATGCAAGAAGGGTTGCCGCACAACCTGGTGCACGCGCTGGCGCAGGACCGCGACGGCATGATCTGGGTCGGCACCTGGGAGGGCGTAGCGCGTTTCGACGGCCGCGCCTTCACCGTCTTCGATCGGCAGAACACGCCGGGCATGGAGTTGTCCGGGGTGTTCGCGCTGCTCGCCGACGCCGACGGCGGCATGCTGGTCGGCACCGCCTACGACGGCGTGTTCCGCTATGCCGCCGGGCGTTGGGAGCATCTGGGCGATGCGCGCGCGCAACGGCTGCGGGTCACCGCCATGCTGCGCGATGCCGATGGCGGGCTGTGGGTGGGCAGCGAGGACGGCCTGTTCCGGATCGAGGCCGACGGCCACCTGGTCGATGCCGGCGCCGCCGCGGGGTTGGGCAGGACCCGCATTGCCGCGCTGCTGCGCTACCGCGACGCGGTGCTGGTGGGCACGCCGCAAGGGCTGTTCCGGCTGACCGCGCATGGCACGCGCGCGCAGCGCTGGGGGGCGGCGGCGATGCGCACGGCGTCGATCCGGCGCCTGGCCCCCGACTGCCACGGCGGCCTGCTGGCAGCCAGCGACGAGGGCGTGTTCTGGCTCGGCGCCGATGACAGCCTGCAATGGCTGCGGCGCGGCCAGCGCGTCGATGCCGCGCTGCAGGACCGCGACGGCCACCTGTGGATGAGCCTGTCCAGCGGACAACTGCTGCGGCGCGCCGGCAACGGCGCCAGCGACGAAGTGCTGTCGATTTCCGGCGTGGTCAGCCCGGCGCTGATCGAGGATCACGAAGGCCTGGTCTGGGCCGGCAGTACCGAAGGCCTGTTCCGCGTCGCCAAGGGCGACGCCGGCGGCCTGACCCGCCAGGACGGGCTGGGCAGCGACTACGTGCGCGTGGTCCAGCAGAACGCCGATGGCGCGATCTGGATCGGCCATGCCGCCGGTCTCGACCGCTGGCAGGGCGGCCGCATCCATGCGGTGCGATTGAGCGAGCGCGCGGGCCGCGATCCGTCGGTGCTGGCGCTGGCCGCCGCGCGCGACGGCGGCATGTGGGTCGGCACCTACGACCAGGGCGTGCTGCTGCTGTCGGCCGACGGCAGCATCCGGCAGCGCCTGGGCGTGGCCGCGGGCGTGCCGCGGAGCATGGTGCGCGCGCTGCTGGCCGACGCCGACGGCGGCCTGTGGATCGGCGGCAACGAGGGGCTGCTGTACCGCAAGGGCGATCGCACGCGGGCCTACGGCAGCGCCGACGGTTTGCCGGGGCGGCAGGTGCAGGCGCTGTACCGCGACCGCGCCGGCGTGCTGTGGATCGGCACCAGCCAGGGCATCGCCACGCTCGCCGCGGACGGCACGCTGCGGGCGCGGCCGAGCGGCCACGGCTTCCCGGCGCAGAACGCCTTCGACTTCCTCGAAGATGCCGACGGCACGATGTGGGTCGCCAGCGACCGCGGCCTGCTGCGGCTGCGCGGCGGGCAGTGGCGCATCTACGACCACAGCGTCGGCCTGCCGCGCGACAAGCTGTTCCGGTTGCTCGACGACGGCAACGGCAACCTGTGGGCCAACAGCAATCGCGGGGTGCTGCGCATCGCGCGTGCGCGTCTGGCGGAACTGGACGCCGGCCAGCGCAGCACCCTGGCGGTGGACGTGGTCGATCGCAGCGACGGCATGCCCAGCGTGCAGGGTAACGGCAGCACCGCGCCGGCCGGTTGGCGCAGCCGCGACGGGATATTGCTGATCCCGACCTCGGCCGGCCTGGGGCTGATCGATCCGGCGCTGCCGAGCCGGCGCGACGTGCGTGCGCCGCCGCTGGTGATCTCGCACGTGCAGGTGGATGGCGTGGCGCAGCCGCTGCGGGGCGAGTACCGCCTGCACGGCGGCGTCGCCCGGCTCGCGGTCGGCTATGCCGGGCTCAGCTTCCGCTCGCCGGACAAGGTGCGCTACCGCTACCGCCTGCAGGGATTCGACCGCCAGTGGGTCGATGCCGGCAGCAACGAGGAGGCCGTCTACACCAACCTGCCGTCGGGCAGCTATCGCCTGGACGTGCAGGCGATGACCAGCCCGCTGGACTGGTCGCGCAGCGAGCGCATCGGCAGCGCCTCGCTGCAGTTGCAGTTGGTGCCGCCGTTCTGGGAGCGCTGGCCGTTCGTGGTGCTGGTGGCGCTGTGCGCGACCGGCCTGATCCTGTGGTGGTATCGCGGCCGCAGCCATCGCTACCGGCGCCGCCAGCGTCGCCTCAACACCATCATCGCCGAGCGCACCCACGAGCTGAAGGCCAAGAACCTGGCCTTGAAGCTGGCCAACCTCGAACGCGAGGATCTGGTGCGCAAGCTCGCCTACCAGGCCGGCCACGATGCCCTGACCGGCCTGCCCAACCGGCGCACCGGCGATCCCTACCTCAACGCGGCGCTGGAGCGGGCGCTGAGCACGCGCACGCCCCTGTGCGTGGCGCTGCTGGACATCGACCATTTCAAGAAGATCAACGACGCGCACGGCCACGAGATCGGCGACGAGGTGCTGCGCCGGGTCGGCGAGGCGCTGCGCGCCAGCCTCGGCGAGCAGGCGTTCGCCGCGCGCCATGGCGGCGAGGAGTTCCTGCTGGTGCTGCCCGGCCTGGACCAGGAACCGGCGCGTGCGCGCCTGGATGCGTTGCGCGTGCGCATCGCCGACCTGGTGCTGTACGACGACGACGGGCGCGCAGTGCGCTTCACCGCCAGCATCGGCTTCGCCTGCGTGTCGCCGGCCCTGCGCACGCGCCGCGACCTGCTGGTGAAGGCCGACAAGCTCCTGTACCAGGCCAAGCGCGAAGGCCGCGATCGGGTGGTCGGCTAGGGCGCTGTCGCCACATGGACGCAGCGCGCCGGGTGCGCGGCGACGCAGGTTGCGTGGGGTTAGCGCGCGCAGGCGCCAGGTAGGCGCCGCGAAGAGAGTGGTATTCCAGTGGGCGTTCCGCACCCGCCGCATCGTCGCGGCGGGCGGGAGGCGGCCGGCGCCGGTGGCCGGCGCGGATCAGCCCTGCAGGCGCTGCAACACTGCCTGCGTGGCCGCCTCGGTGGAGATGCCCTGGCCGGGCGCGGCGAGATCGGCGGTGAACGCCTGCGCCTCGAGCGCGGCATCCACCGCCTGCTCGATCGCCACCGCTTCGGCGTCCAGGCCCAGCGAATGGCGCAGCAGCAGCGCCGCGCTGAGGATGGTCGCGTAGGGATTGGCGATGCCCTTGCCGGCGATGTCCGGCGCCGAGCCGTGGATCGGCTCGTACAGGCCGATGCGGCCGTCGCCCAGCGAGGCCGACGGCAGCAGCCCCAGCGAGCCGGCCAGCATCGAGGCTTCGTCGGTGAGGATGTCGCCGAACATGTTCTCGGTGACGATCACGTCGTACTCGCGCGGCTTGGCCAGCAGGTGCATGGCCATCGAATCGACCAGTTGGTGTTCCAGGCGCACGTCCGGGAATTCCTCGCGGCCGATGCGCGCGGCGACGTCGCGCCACAGCCGCGAGGTTTCCAGCACATTGGCCTTGTCCACCGAGACCACGTGGTTGCGGCGCTGCCGGGCCAGGCGGAACGCGCTGCGCAGCACCCGTTCGATCTCCGCGACGGTATAGCGGCACAGGTCGCTGGCGTCGCTGGCGCTGCGGGTCTTGTCGCCGAAGTAGATGCCGCCGGTCAGTTCGCGCACCACCACGATGTCCACGCCCTGCAACAGGTGCGGCTTGATCGGCGAGGCGTCCAGCGCCGCCTTGTGCGGTTTGACCGGGCGCAGGTTGGCGAACAGGCCCAGGCCGCGGCGGATCGCCAGCAGGCCCTGCTCCGGGCGCACCTTGGCGTTGGGATCGGACCACTTCGGTCCGCCGACCGCACCCAGCAGCACCGCGTCGGCGCCCTGGCAGGCGGTCAGCGTGGCCGCCGGCAGCGGCTCGCCGTGACGGTCGATGGCGATGCCGCCGATGTCGTGTTCGTGGAACTGGAAGTCGTGGCCGTGGCGCGCGGCGACGGCGCGCAGCACCGCGATCGCGGCGGTGGCGACTTCCGGACCGATGCCGTCGCCGGGCAGGACGACGATGTCAGCGTGCATGGGTGACCTCGTAGCGTTCGATATCGGGTTGGCGCAGCAGCAGATAGCCCATCTCGTCCACGCCTTCGAGCAGGCAGGTTTGCGAGAACGCGTCGAGCGGGAAGCTGTAGACGCGGCCGTCGGGCGTGCGCAGTTCGCGCGCGGCCACGTCCACGGTCAGTTCGTCGTCCGGGCGCTGCATCAGCGTCTGCACGTCGTCCTCGGCCAGCACGATCGGCAGCAGGCCGTTCTTGAGGCTGTTGTTGCGGAAGATGTCGGCGATCTCGCTGCTGACGATGGCGCGCAGGCCCAGGTCGGTCAGCGCCCACGGCGCATGCTCGCGCGAGGAGCCGCAGCCGAAGTTGCGCCCGGCCAGCAGGATCTGGCGGCCGGCGTTGTGCGCCTGGTTGAAGGCGAACTCCGGGTTCGGCGTGCCGTCGGCCTGCCAGCGCCAGTCGTTGAAGGCGTGGCGGCCGAGGCCGGCGCGCTCGGTGGTGGACAGGAACCGCGCCGGGATGATCTGGTCGGTGTCGATGTTGGTCTGGCGCAGCACCACGCTGCGCGAGGTGAGGGTGGCGAAGCCGGCCATCACGGGGTCTCCTGGGAAGCGACGGAGTCGAGGGCGGGTGCCGCGGCGTCGGCCACGGGCGGCGGCAGCGCCACGGGCGGCACGTGCGGCGGCAGCAGCGGCTGGTGGCGATGCGCGAAAGCGCGGGTGGTGGTGGCGACGAAGGTCAGCGTGGCCGCGAACGCGGCGATGTGCGACGCCATCACGCGACCTCCGCGAACAGCGCGCGCGGATCGCTGACCTTGCCGTTCACCGCCGCCCAGGCCGCGGTCAGCGGCGAGGCCAGCAGGGTGCGCGAGCCCGGGCCCTGGCGGCCCTCGAAATTGCGGTTGCTGGTACTCACCGCCAGCTGTCCCGGCGCCACCAGGTCGCCGTTCATGGCGATGCACATCGAGCAGCCGGACTCGCGCCATTCCGCGCCGGCCGCGCGCACCACCTCGTGGATGCCCTCGGCCTCGGCCTGGCGCTTGACGATCTCCGAACCCGGCACCACCAGCATGCGCACGTGCGGCGCCACCTTGCGTCCGCGCAGCACCTGCGCCACGGCGCGCATGTCGCTGAGCCGGCCGTTGGTGCAGGAACCGACGAACACCACGTCCACCGGCGTGCCGATCAGCGCGTGCCCGGCTTCCAGGTGCATGTAGTGCAGGCCCTTCTGCGCCGCCGGATCCTGTGCGGCCGGGATCGGCACGTCCACCGCGATCGCGGTGCCGGGGTGGGTGCCCCAGGTCAGGGTCGGGCGGATGTCGCGCGCATCGATGCGCACCTCGACGTCGAAGCGCGCGCCGGGATCGCTGCGCAACTGCGACCAGCGCTGCACGGCGGCGTCGAAATCGGCGCCCTTGGGGCCGCGCGGGGTGTTGGCGACCCAGTCGAAGGTGACCTGGTCCGGCGCGACCATGCCGGCGCGCGCGCCGGCCTCGATCGACATGTTGCACAGGGTCATGCGCTGCTCCATGTCCATCGCTTCGATGGTGGAGCCGCGGTATTCCAGCACGTGGCCGGTGCCGCCGTTGACGCCGATGACGCCGATGATGTGCAGGATCACGTCCTTGGCGCCAACGCCCGGCGCCAGCGGCCCGTCGACGGTGATCGCCATGGTCCTGGCCTTGCGCTGCAGCAGGCATTGCGTGGCCAGCACGTGGCCGACCTCGCTGGTGCCGATGCCGAACGCCAGCGCGCCGAACGCGCCGTGCGTGGAGGTGTGGCTGTCGCCGCAGACGATGGTCATGCCGGGCTGGGTGAAGCCCTGTTCCGGCGCGATCACGTGGACGATGCCGCGGTTGTCCGAGCCCATGTCGAACAGTTCGATGCCGTAGTCGGCGCAGTTGCGCGCGAGCATGTCCACCTGCGCCTCGGAGGCCGGGGTGTAGTACGGCAGCTTGCCGTCGGCGCCGCGCGGCAGGGTCGGCGTGGAATGGTCCATCGTCGCCTTGGTGCGGTCGGGCCGGCGCGGCGCCAGGCCGCGCGTCTTGAGTTCGGTGAACGCCTGCGGCGAGGTCACTTCGTGGATCAGGTGCAGATCGATGTACAGCACCGCCGGGGCGGCGGCGCTTTCGGGGACGACGACGTGCGCGTCCCACAGCTTGTCGTACAGGGTGCGGGGAGTGGCGGACATTGCGGAACTACCTGGCAGGAAAGCTGGGCGGGGAGGGCGAGCGAAGGCGAGCGTGCACGAGGACGATGACCGCGGCGTGGCCGCTCAGGCCATCGCGTCGGCGGCGGCCGGCGCCGCCTGGCGCTGGCGCAGCACGCGGTTGGCCACGTCCAGCCAGGCCAGCGCGCTGGCCTCGATGATGTCGCGGCTGGTGCCGGTGCCGTCGTACTCGACCTCGCCGTGGCGCACGCTGAGGTTGGCCTCGCCGCGCGCATCGGCGCCGATGCCGACGCTGTGCACCTGGTAGCTGTCCAGCACCAGCTGCACGCCGGTGGCGGCCGACAGCGCGGCGAACAGCGCGTCCACCGGGCCGTCGCCCTCGGCGCGTTCGCTGACCCGCTGGCCGTCCGGGTCGGACAGCTCGACCTGCGCGCTGGCGCGCTGGCCGCGGTCGCTGACGGTCATCGACGACAGCCGGTAGCCCTGGCTCTCCGGCGCGTCCTGCATCATCGCCTGCAGGTCGGCGTCGTTGACCACGCGCTGCTGTTCGCACAGCGCCTTGAACGCGTCGAAGGCGATGTTCAGTTCGGCCTCGTCCAGCACGTAGCCCAGCGCACGCAGGCGCTGCTCGACCGCGGCGCGGCCGCTGTGGCGGCCCAGCACCATCTGCGAGGACTCCCAGCCCACGTCTTCCGGGCGCATGATCTCGTAGGTGCCGCGGTGACGCAGCATGCCATGCTGGTGGATGCCCGACTCGTGGGCGAAGGCGTTGCCGCCGACGATCGCCTTGTTGCGCTGGACCGGCATGCCGACCAGGCGCTGCAGCAGCTGCGAGGTGGCGACGATGCGCGGCGTGTTGATCGCGGTGTCCAGTTCGTAGAACGCGTTGCGCACCTTCAGCGCCATCGCGATCTCTTCCAGCGCGCAGTTGCCGGCGCGCTCGCCGATGCCGTTGATGGTGCATTCCACCTGCCGCGCGCCGCCTTCCACCGCGGCCAGCGAGTTGGCCACGGCCAGGCCCAGGTCGTTGTGGCAGTGGGTGCTGAACACCACGCGGTCGGCGCCGGGCACGTTGGCGATGATCCGCGCGAACATGCCGCGGATCTCTTCCGGGGTGGTGAAGCCGACGGTGTCGGGCAGGTTGATGGTGGTGGCGCCGGCGGCGATCGCCACGCTGGCGACCTCGGCCAGGAAATCCTCCTCGGTGCGGGTGGCGTCCTCGGCCG
This genomic stretch from Xanthomonas sacchari harbors:
- a CDS encoding SDR family oxidoreductase; the protein is MDLNGRSVILTGASGGIGAALCDELVAAGACVLAVGRDPVRLAQVAGRHPQGRVLPLPLDLSTPAGRAQLLGAAAALPIRPSLLLIAHAQSGFGLFAEQSEQDLRQLLDTNLMAPMLLVRALLPLLQAQPQATVVAVGSTFGSLGFPGFAGYSASKFGLRGLFEALAREYADSHVRFQYLAPRATRTAFNTAQVDAMNQELKVGADTPERVARALRQAIERGDRRLQIGWPEKLFARLNGALPGLVDRSLKAQLPVVRRHAARAPSRFGDAR
- a CDS encoding tetratricopeptide repeat protein, with amino-acid sequence MKVRLRALSLLLALLPLGAAAAAPLNPAVAAVRDQWAQVAYQTPKPQRLQAYARLATQAGVARQASPRDPAALIWEGIVLSSEANERGGLGALALVKRARSDFEQALALDPAALNGAGCTSLGALYYQVPGWPVGFGDDAKARTLLQQGLQYDPDGIDANYFYGDFLRAQKDWSGAAAALRKALAAPPRPGREVADHGRRQQIQAALREVEPHLASR
- a CDS encoding response regulator transcription factor is translated as MRILLVEDDLSLGEGIRTALRRAAYSVDWVQDGAAALAAIGDGEIDLVLLDLGLPRMDGLEVIRRTRQLGADVPILVLSARERPADRALGLDVGADDYLGKPFDTTELLARTRALLRRSAGRATPQLEIGALHLDPERLAVRWRGRALDLTRREFALLWLLAERHGRAIARDSIQQRLYGWDEDVASNAVDVHVHQLRRKLDPALIRTVRGVGYALDTQAATAAP
- a CDS encoding ATP-binding protein: MSSMRRRLLGGLLGVVVPVFALTALLSYRAGLQEAGEMFDAKLVQSSRVLMSLVDEPLDDLSRLGPAGDAIVIRGWHGQAQGVGEALAFRTGHAYESKLAFQVRDGNGHLLLRSDSGPTRQLAPLRAGFADVTLEGDRWRTFSLRSPGGRWFQTGEQADIREELAEDIALGTALPLLLALPVLVVLVWLLVNWASGALSRVSQEIGERDPQRLEPLPLRGVPREILGLVAAVNGLMRRLQTALERERRFIADAAHELRTPIAALKVHADNLRQARDADERADSQRHLDASVRRVERLVAQLLTLSRVEPGAAAAPLVPLALDALVALQVEEAHDLAARRGQHLHLRRNDPARLPANEAALSALVRNLIDNALRYAPPQGQVEVALCAGRDAVCFSVEDSGPGIPAEARERVFARFHRELGSGVEGSGLGLAIVREVVSAHGGEVTLDTSPALGGLRVCVTLPLPP
- a CDS encoding ligand-binding sensor domain-containing diguanylate cyclase, which gives rise to MGLCLLLALCCASVVARAEPAAPLTERAVLERPVIARWTMQEGLPHNLVHALAQDRDGMIWVGTWEGVARFDGRAFTVFDRQNTPGMELSGVFALLADADGGMLVGTAYDGVFRYAAGRWEHLGDARAQRLRVTAMLRDADGGLWVGSEDGLFRIEADGHLVDAGAAAGLGRTRIAALLRYRDAVLVGTPQGLFRLTAHGTRAQRWGAAAMRTASIRRLAPDCHGGLLAASDEGVFWLGADDSLQWLRRGQRVDAALQDRDGHLWMSLSSGQLLRRAGNGASDEVLSISGVVSPALIEDHEGLVWAGSTEGLFRVAKGDAGGLTRQDGLGSDYVRVVQQNADGAIWIGHAAGLDRWQGGRIHAVRLSERAGRDPSVLALAAARDGGMWVGTYDQGVLLLSADGSIRQRLGVAAGVPRSMVRALLADADGGLWIGGNEGLLYRKGDRTRAYGSADGLPGRQVQALYRDRAGVLWIGTSQGIATLAADGTLRARPSGHGFPAQNAFDFLEDADGTMWVASDRGLLRLRGGQWRIYDHSVGLPRDKLFRLLDDGNGNLWANSNRGVLRIARARLAELDAGQRSTLAVDVVDRSDGMPSVQGNGSTAPAGWRSRDGILLIPTSAGLGLIDPALPSRRDVRAPPLVISHVQVDGVAQPLRGEYRLHGGVARLAVGYAGLSFRSPDKVRYRYRLQGFDRQWVDAGSNEEAVYTNLPSGSYRLDVQAMTSPLDWSRSERIGSASLQLQLVPPFWERWPFVVLVALCATGLILWWYRGRSHRYRRRQRRLNTIIAERTHELKAKNLALKLANLEREDLVRKLAYQAGHDALTGLPNRRTGDPYLNAALERALSTRTPLCVALLDIDHFKKINDAHGHEIGDEVLRRVGEALRASLGEQAFAARHGGEEFLLVLPGLDQEPARARLDALRVRIADLVLYDDDGRAVRFTASIGFACVSPALRTRRDLLVKADKLLYQAKREGRDRVVG
- the leuB gene encoding 3-isopropylmalate dehydrogenase; protein product: MHADIVVLPGDGIGPEVATAAIAVLRAVAARHGHDFQFHEHDIGGIAIDRHGEPLPAATLTACQGADAVLLGAVGGPKWSDPNAKVRPEQGLLAIRRGLGLFANLRPVKPHKAALDASPIKPHLLQGVDIVVVRELTGGIYFGDKTRSASDASDLCRYTVAEIERVLRSAFRLARQRRNHVVSVDKANVLETSRLWRDVAARIGREEFPDVRLEHQLVDSMAMHLLAKPREYDVIVTENMFGDILTDEASMLAGSLGLLPSASLGDGRIGLYEPIHGSAPDIAGKGIANPYATILSAALLLRHSLGLDAEAVAIEQAVDAALEAQAFTADLAAPGQGISTEAATQAVLQRLQG
- the leuD gene encoding 3-isopropylmalate dehydratase small subunit; translated protein: MAGFATLTSRSVVLRQTNIDTDQIIPARFLSTTERAGLGRHAFNDWRWQADGTPNPEFAFNQAHNAGRQILLAGRNFGCGSSREHAPWALTDLGLRAIVSSEIADIFRNNSLKNGLLPIVLAEDDVQTLMQRPDDELTVDVAARELRTPDGRVYSFPLDAFSQTCLLEGVDEMGYLLLRQPDIERYEVTHAR
- the leuC gene encoding 3-isopropylmalate dehydratase large subunit, whose amino-acid sequence is MSATPRTLYDKLWDAHVVVPESAAAPAVLYIDLHLIHEVTSPQAFTELKTRGLAPRRPDRTKATMDHSTPTLPRGADGKLPYYTPASEAQVDMLARNCADYGIELFDMGSDNRGIVHVIAPEQGFTQPGMTIVCGDSHTSTHGAFGALAFGIGTSEVGHVLATQCLLQRKARTMAITVDGPLAPGVGAKDVILHIIGVIGVNGGTGHVLEYRGSTIEAMDMEQRMTLCNMSIEAGARAGMVAPDQVTFDWVANTPRGPKGADFDAAVQRWSQLRSDPGARFDVEVRIDARDIRPTLTWGTHPGTAIAVDVPIPAAQDPAAQKGLHYMHLEAGHALIGTPVDVVFVGSCTNGRLSDMRAVAQVLRGRKVAPHVRMLVVPGSEIVKRQAEAEGIHEVVRAAGAEWRESGCSMCIAMNGDLVAPGQLAVSTSNRNFEGRQGPGSRTLLASPLTAAWAAVNGKVSDPRALFAEVA
- a CDS encoding 2-isopropylmalate synthase — encoded protein: MNTSVSSQTPRIRIFDTTLRDGEQSPGCSMTPPQKLVMARALAELGVDIIETGFPASSQSDREAMALIGRELRTPTLAVLSRCLAADIETSARALEAAANPRLHVFLSTSPLHREHKLRMTREQVLESVRKHVALARQYVDDVEFSAEDATRTEEDFLAEVASVAIAAGATTINLPDTVGFTTPEEIRGMFARIIANVPGADRVVFSTHCHNDLGLAVANSLAAVEGGARQVECTINGIGERAGNCALEEIAMALKVRNAFYELDTAINTPRIVATSQLLQRLVGMPVQRNKAIVGGNAFAHESGIHQHGMLRHRGTYEIMRPEDVGWESSQMVLGRHSGRAAVEQRLRALGYVLDEAELNIAFDAFKALCEQQRVVNDADLQAMMQDAPESQGYRLSSMTVSDRGQRASAQVELSDPDGQRVSERAEGDGPVDALFAALSAATGVQLVLDSYQVHSVGIGADARGEANLSVRHGEVEYDGTGTSRDIIEASALAWLDVANRVLRQRQAAPAAADAMA